ATCGGATAGATTCCGGGTCAGGCAAATCATTGTCTGCCTTTAGCCTCTGTCCTGTGTTTATCCATCTGACAAATAACTTGAGAATCTTTTTGAAGTCAAAAGTTGTGTTAGTTTCCTGTCCAGTTCTAGAATAATACTGCATTATTTGAGAAACCAGCTTTACTGAATCCTCTTTGGAGAATTTATCCCAATCTTTACCATAAAACTTTGTTAGATAATAGAGGGTTTTGATCTGTTTTAGTATGGTAATTTTTGCCATGGCCGAAGTAATTAGAACATCTTGGTATTTTTTCAATAATTCTATGTTTTTAGGGCTTAATTTAGCCTCGATTTTATTCCACACCCATGTTGACTGAGTGTCGGTATAGAAAACATCGTCACTTTTTTTGTTATTGTATGATCTGACATGAGTTTTACCGCCAACCCTTCTCATTTCTGATATGATATGCGGAGTAGGCACTTAAAGAATACGATGTATGCCAAGGGTGGGACTTGAATCCACGACGGCTCCGTCTTCAGCGGAGTGCTCTCCCAGGCTGAGCTACCTTGGCGTTAAACTTGCTCCAAATTTAGGAATTAAAGTGTCTTTTGATTATGGCTTCCAAATTACGTCTGGCGTGTCGGTACGCTTGTTTGCCAAGCGGGCCATCACAAAGAAAAGATCGGATAATCGGTTTAGGTATTTTTGGCAGGAAATGTTCGTTGTTTCTTTTTTTGATAATTCCACAGAAATAGTCTCTGCCCGCCTTGTCGTGGTTCGAGCAAGATGCAAAAATGCCGCAACTGTGTTACCTCCGGGCAGAATAAAGTTTGTAAGCGGTTTTAATTCTGATTCAAACCTGTCGATGTGTGATTCTAAGTTTAGTATCATGGATTCTGTGATTCGAGTTTTTTGGTCTGATAGATCTGGGTTCGATAGATCCGAGCCTGCGATAAAAAGCTCGTTTTGGATTTGTACTAGCAGTGATTTTATTTCAGAGTCTAGATTTTGTGTGAGAATTATGCCTAAAACCGAGTTGATTTCATCTACTGTCCCATATGCTCGGATTCGAAGATTTGACTTTGATATTCTTGTGCCTCCCTGCAAGCCAGTTGTCCCGTCGTCGCCTGTCTTTGTATAGATTTTCAACTTGTGTGCTAAACACACATGGAATTATTATCTCTTGATTATCACTAATAATTTAAAAGAAGCATCGATTGTGGGGGAATATGACCAAAGTCTCATGTCCTTACTGCCAATCTCAATTTGACAACAAGGAAGATCTCTCAAAGCATATAGACAGGGTTCATCATGGATCAGGCCTGCTTGAAGGCGACACTCGAAAATTCTAAATCCCTCTTTGAATTTATTTTAAAACTAAAGACGATTCCTAGGGCTGGTTGGCAAAAAAAGCTTGGAATTGCTCGACCAGAATCGGTAGCAGACCATACATATTCGGTTGCTGCAATTGCAATGGTATTATCGGATGCCAAAAAACTAGATACTGGAAAAATCCTCAAAATGGCAATACTCCACGATCTAGCAGAGTCCATAACTGGGGATTTGACGCCGGAAGACTGTCCAAAAACTAAAAAAATCCGACTGGAAAATTCCGCAATGAAAAAAATTCTATCATATCTGGATGTAAAAACGCAAAAACAATACTGGACTATCTGGATGCAATACCAAAAAAATTCTACACGTGAGGCAAGACTGCTTCATGATGTGGATAAGCTGGAAATGGCACTTCAAGCCAGAGTCTACTCTAAATCATACCAAAAGAAGAAACTGGAGCCGTTTTTTGATTCTGCAAAAATACACATTTTGGATTCTGATGTCAAAAAACTATTAGAAAAAATATCATAGGCAAATCCGGCAGGATCTGATTTTAACGGTATTCTAAAATAAAATATAGAGCCCATATCTCGCTAGCTTTCAACACATATTGAATCTCCAAAGAGCTCAATTATCCAATTGGATATTACAAGGCCAACCTAGTCACAGAAGCGAATGCGATTCCTTTAAGTACAATCTCTTGGATTGTAAATTTTGCGAGTTAATCTCTAGTTGAAATAATTGAATAAACATTGGATGGTTTTATAGTGGAATACGCTGGATCCGTAATATGTCGACACAGAAAAAAGATGAACTCATCATTGCACAAAACGAGCTAATCGGCATATTATTTGAGATAATCAAAAGATTTCAGGCAAACCATACCCTAGATGATGAATATTTCCAGATAATCTCAGGTAACCCGGGAGAATTTAGCAGAAAAAGATTGGATGAGATTTTATCGGAAAGAGAAGAAAACAGCAAGACAATATCGAAATTGCTGGAGAAAATCGAGCCTTAGTCGCATCCGCAACTGTCGTGGTCTGATATCATTTTGAGTTTTTTTGGAGCCTGTTCAAATCTTGACTGGACGTAGTGCGACATGTTTGTTATTCGGATTATTGTGGGCTTGTGAGTCCAGGTTCCCTCGTTGTCAAACCATGATTCTATTTCGTCTACGTCGTAACGCTGGCCTGAATTTAGGATCTTGCCAAATGTGTCCTTGATGAAGATTTCATCCTGCGTGCTAAGTGTCTTTTTGTTTTGCACGTTTGCG
The genomic region above belongs to Nitrososphaerota archaeon and contains:
- a CDS encoding hydrolase — its product is MSTQKKDELIIAQNELIGILFEIIKRFQANHTLDDEYFQIISGNPGEFSRKRLDEILSEREENSKTISKLLEKIEP
- a CDS encoding cob(I)yrinic acid a,c-diamide adenosyltransferase; this translates as MKIYTKTGDDGTTGLQGGTRISKSNLRIRAYGTVDEINSVLGIILTQNLDSEIKSLLVQIQNELFIAGSDLSNPDLSDQKTRITESMILNLESHIDRFESELKPLTNFILPGGNTVAAFLHLARTTTRRAETISVELSKKETTNISCQKYLNRLSDLFFVMARLANKRTDTPDVIWKP
- a CDS encoding integrase → MKKYQDVLITSAMAKITILKQIKTLYYLTKFYGKDWDKFSKEDSVKLVSQIMQYYSRTGQETNTTFDFKKILKLFVRWINTGQRLKADNDLPDPESIR
- a CDS encoding HD domain-containing protein; the protein is MDQACLKATLENSKSLFEFILKLKTIPRAGWQKKLGIARPESVADHTYSVAAIAMVLSDAKKLDTGKILKMAILHDLAESITGDLTPEDCPKTKKIRLENSAMKKILSYLDVKTQKQYWTIWMQYQKNSTREARLLHDVDKLEMALQARVYSKSYQKKKLEPFFDSAKIHILDSDVKKLLEKIS